Part of the Verrucomicrobiota bacterium JB022 genome is shown below.
CCTCTTAACTCCTTTTAACTCCTGTTCCAATCCTCCCACTTTTACTCCCTCCCCAATTCAGAAAGGACTTACTGTTATGCAACATCGCGTTGGCATCATCATGAACGGCGTCACGGGCCGTATGGGCACGAATCAGCACCTCATGCGCTCGATCGTCGAGATCATCAAACAAGGTGGCGTCAAGGTCTCCCCGACCGAGAGCATCATGCCCGACCCCATCCTCGTGGGCCGCAACGAGATCAAGCTCAAGGAGCTGTGCGCCCGCAGCGGCATCGAAAAGTGGACGACCGACCTCGATAGCGTGATGGGCGACCCGGCCTACAGCATCTACTTCGACGCCCAGAGCACCCTCCGCCGCGCCGATGCCGTCAAGGCCGCCGCGACCGCCGGCAAGCACGTCTACTGCGAAAAGCCGACCGCGATCGACACCGAAACGGCCTATGAGCTCTACAAGTTCTGCCAGGACAAGGGCGTGAAGAATGGCGTGGTGCAGGACAAGCTGTGGCTGCCCGGCCTCGTTAAGCTCCAGCGCGCGATCGACAACGGCTACCTCGGCCGCATCTTCGCCGTCACGGGCGACTTCGGCTACTGGGTCTTCGAAGGCCACGGCGTGCCCGCGCAGCGCCCCTCCTGGAACTACCGCAAGGAAGACGGCGGCGGCATGATCATCGACATGCTCTGCCACTGGCGCTACGTGCTCGACAACCTCTTCGGCCCGGTCCGCAGCGTCAACTGCCGTGGCGCGACCCACATCAAGGAGCGCGTGGACGAAGCCGGCAAGCCCTA
Proteins encoded:
- a CDS encoding Gfo/Idh/MocA family oxidoreductase; the encoded protein is MQHRVGIIMNGVTGRMGTNQHLMRSIVEIIKQGGVKVSPTESIMPDPILVGRNEIKLKELCARSGIEKWTTDLDSVMGDPAYSIYFDAQSTLRRADAVKAAATAGKHVYCEKPTAIDTETAYELYKFCQDKGVKNGVVQDKLWLPGLVKLQRAIDNGYLGRIFAVTGDFGYWVFEGHGVPAQRPSWNYRKEDGGGMIIDMLCHWRYVLDNLFGPVRSVNCRGATHIKERVDEAGKPYNCTADDAAYAMFEIDGPNGEIVVNFNCSWATRVRRDDLLTLHVDGEKGSAVAGLRDCYIQHYSNTPKPVWNPDIDQPINFFQDWSKVPNQELYDNAFKVQWEMFLKHVVLDTPFRWDLLEGAKGVQLAEYGIKSWDERRWLDLPKLQA